A single genomic interval of Leptotrichia trevisanii DSM 22070 harbors:
- the pepT gene encoding peptidase T gives MDLNKYETLKERFLKYVKIETRSDEKSESIPSTPTQLEFAKMLVKELEDIGLEDVYVNENCFVNATLKSNVDKDVKTVGFIAHMDTADFNAVNVNPQIVEDYDGKDIILNREQNIVLSVDEFPNLKDYVGKTVITTDGTTLLGADDKAGVVEIIEAMKYLINHPEIKHGTVKIAFGPDEEIGRGADNFNVEEFGADFAYTMDGGPVGELEYESFNAAGAVFKIKGKSVHPGTAKGKMINASLIAAEIINSFPADEVPEKTEGYEGFYFLEKINANCEDAEISYILRDHDRQKFEEKKKFAENVAKKINEKYKKELVTIEIKDQYYNMGEIIKDHMEIVEIAKKAMENVKIKPIIKPIRGGTDGSKISFMGLPTPNIFAGGENFHGKYEFVALESMILATDVIVEIVRLNAEGE, from the coding sequence ATGGATTTGAACAAATATGAAACACTTAAAGAGAGATTTTTGAAATATGTAAAGATTGAAACTAGATCGGATGAAAAAAGTGAGAGTATCCCATCGACACCGACACAACTTGAATTTGCTAAAATGCTTGTAAAAGAGCTGGAAGACATTGGACTGGAAGATGTATATGTGAATGAAAATTGCTTTGTTAATGCAACTTTGAAAAGTAATGTTGATAAAGATGTGAAAACTGTTGGATTTATTGCACATATGGATACTGCTGATTTTAATGCAGTTAATGTAAATCCACAGATTGTGGAAGACTATGACGGGAAAGATATTATTTTGAATAGGGAGCAAAATATTGTGCTTTCTGTGGATGAATTTCCTAATTTAAAAGATTATGTTGGGAAAACTGTAATTACTACTGATGGAACAACACTTCTGGGAGCCGATGACAAGGCTGGAGTTGTGGAAATTATTGAGGCTATGAAATATTTGATTAATCATCCTGAAATTAAGCATGGGACAGTAAAAATAGCATTTGGGCCTGATGAGGAAATTGGGCGTGGAGCAGATAACTTTAATGTTGAGGAATTTGGAGCGGATTTTGCTTATACAATGGATGGAGGACCTGTCGGAGAGCTTGAATATGAGAGTTTTAATGCAGCTGGAGCTGTATTTAAAATAAAAGGTAAAAGCGTTCATCCAGGAACAGCCAAAGGAAAAATGATAAATGCAAGCTTAATAGCGGCAGAAATTATAAACAGTTTTCCAGCAGATGAAGTGCCTGAAAAGACAGAAGGCTACGAAGGATTTTATTTTCTTGAAAAAATCAATGCAAATTGTGAAGATGCTGAAATATCATACATTTTGAGAGATCACGACAGACAGAAGTTTGAAGAAAAAAAGAAATTTGCTGAAAATGTTGCCAAAAAAATTAATGAAAAATACAAAAAAGAATTAGTAACAATTGAAATAAAAGATCAATACTACAATATGGGTGAAATTATAAAAGATCACATGGAAATCGTAGAAATAGCCAAAAAAGCAATGGAAAACGTTAAAATAAAACCAATAATCAAGCCAATCCGTGGTGGAACAGACGGCTCAAAAATCTCATTCATGGGACTTCCTACACCAAATATTTTTGCAGGTGGGGAAAATTTTCATGGGAAATACGAATTTGTAGCACTTGAGAGTATGATTCTGGCAACTGATGTGATTGTGGAGATTGTAAGATTGAACGCTGAAGGAGAGTAA
- a CDS encoding AAA family ATPase — MKKSLPIGINDFKTIIEEDFYYFDKTNFISNILEERIKGR; from the coding sequence ATGAAAAAAAGTCTACCAATAGGAATAAATGATTTTAAAACAATAATAGAAGAAGATTTCTACTATTTTGATAAAACAAATTTTATTAGCAATATTTTGGAAGAAAGAATAAAGGGAAGATGA
- a CDS encoding XTP/dITP diphosphatase: MKVFLATKNKGKIKDFEKLTEGMDLEVVTILDGLDIPDVVEDGETFEENSQKKAKEIADYTNIVTISDDSGLCVDALDGAPGVYSARFGGENATDSEKNQKMLELLKDVEKENRKAHFVSVVSIAFPNGEIHSFRGEIEGEILFEARGNNGFGYNPIFYSYELGKSFGEADDEERKSVSHRARAFRKLIASGLLEEK, translated from the coding sequence ATGAAAGTATTTTTAGCAACGAAAAATAAAGGTAAAATAAAAGATTTTGAAAAGCTGACGGAAGGAATGGACTTGGAAGTTGTAACGATTTTGGATGGGCTTGATATTCCTGATGTTGTGGAGGATGGGGAAACTTTTGAGGAAAATTCGCAGAAGAAGGCAAAGGAAATTGCAGATTATACGAATATTGTAACAATTTCAGATGATTCGGGGCTTTGTGTAGACGCTCTGGATGGAGCACCGGGAGTTTATTCGGCGAGATTTGGAGGAGAAAATGCAACTGACAGCGAAAAGAACCAAAAAATGCTGGAACTTCTGAAGGATGTGGAAAAAGAGAATAGAAAAGCACATTTTGTATCTGTTGTAAGCATTGCCTTTCCAAATGGGGAAATTCATTCATTTCGTGGAGAAATAGAAGGTGAAATTTTATTTGAAGCACGAGGAAATAATGGATTTGGTTACAATCCGATTTTTTATTCGTATGAACTTGGAAAATCGTTTGGGGAAGCTGATGATGAGGAAAGAAAAAGTGTGAGCCATCGTGCAAGAGCATTTAGAAAACTGATTGCATCGGGGCTTTTGGAAGAAAAATAA
- a CDS encoding AAA family ATPase, with amino-acid sequence MKRSLPIGISDFKRIIEDNYYYVDKTSLISSILKDGAGVKLFTRPRRFGKTLNVSMIKYFFDIEKREENRKLFEGLDISKSKYFEKQGTAPVISISFRNYDEKNWKEGFRRIKTEIGNVYSEFKFLMDVLDKKESKKFEDIWLEKDEADWKNSLLNLSKYLYSYYGKKVIILIDEYDQPIIDSYVKGYYGDAINFFKSFYGCVLKDNSRLKIGILKGILRVAKENIFSGLNNLEVHTILDDRFTGYFGLLEEEVEQALKDFGLESELSNVQKWYNGYLFGNTKVYNPWSIISFLNRDVLKPYWVNTSKNELIKVCLKKCKNEMFPDFSKLLNKKTILKRINDNITFCHLEFNYPKNIWNLFFHSGYLTLSDKITDDGRCNLKIPNEEILKMFSETFIEIYFDDYDMFLDMTDALKDGNIELFQKNLKEVLLENTGIFDLSGKYKEQFYHGLLLGIMLVLKNEYEITSNNFSGKGRYDLLLKPKDLKKQKEGIVIEVKIVNLENEKNVPENKVQEILKKECELALRQIEEMEYCAALKNAGIDNFLKIGIAFYGKEVEVAFKNEEYTDFYKI; translated from the coding sequence ATGAAAAGGAGTTTGCCTATTGGCATAAGTGATTTTAAAAGAATAATAGAAGATAACTATTATTACGTGGATAAAACAAGTTTAATTAGTAGCATTTTAAAAGATGGGGCAGGTGTAAAATTATTTACTAGGCCGAGAAGATTTGGGAAAACATTAAATGTGTCCATGATTAAATATTTTTTTGATATAGAAAAAAGAGAGGAAAATCGAAAATTATTTGAAGGACTGGACATTTCAAAGAGCAAATATTTTGAAAAACAGGGAACGGCTCCAGTAATCTCAATTTCCTTTAGAAACTATGATGAAAAGAACTGGAAAGAAGGATTTAGAAGAATAAAGACTGAAATTGGAAATGTGTATTCAGAATTCAAATTTCTGATGGATGTTCTGGATAAAAAGGAATCAAAAAAATTTGAGGACATTTGGCTTGAAAAAGATGAGGCAGACTGGAAAAATTCCTTATTAAACTTATCAAAATATCTGTATAGCTATTATGGAAAAAAAGTAATAATCTTAATTGACGAATATGATCAGCCGATAATAGACTCTTATGTAAAGGGCTATTATGGCGATGCAATTAATTTTTTTAAATCGTTTTACGGTTGTGTCTTAAAAGATAACAGCAGACTAAAAATAGGAATTCTTAAAGGAATATTAAGAGTTGCAAAAGAAAATATCTTTTCAGGATTAAATAATCTGGAAGTACATACGATACTGGATGATAGATTTACAGGATATTTTGGACTTTTAGAAGAGGAAGTTGAACAGGCTTTAAAAGACTTTGGCTTGGAAAGCGAACTGAGCAATGTCCAAAAATGGTACAATGGATATTTATTCGGCAATACAAAAGTCTACAATCCATGGTCAATAATAAGTTTCTTAAACCGTGATGTCCTAAAACCTTACTGGGTAAACACAAGTAAAAACGAATTAATTAAAGTATGTCTTAAAAAATGCAAAAATGAAATGTTTCCAGACTTTTCAAAACTTTTAAATAAAAAAACTATTTTAAAGAGAATAAATGACAATATAACTTTCTGCCATCTAGAATTTAACTATCCAAAAAATATATGGAACCTGTTCTTTCACAGCGGATATTTAACCTTATCAGATAAAATAACAGATGATGGCAGATGTAATTTAAAAATTCCAAACGAGGAAATTTTAAAAATGTTTTCTGAAACTTTTATAGAAATATATTTTGATGACTATGATATGTTTTTGGATATGACAGATGCCTTAAAAGACGGTAATATTGAGCTTTTTCAAAAAAATTTGAAAGAAGTGCTGCTAGAAAATACAGGAATTTTTGATTTAAGTGGAAAATACAAGGAGCAGTTTTACCATGGACTTTTATTGGGAATAATGCTCGTTCTGAAAAATGAGTATGAAATCACATCAAATAATTTTTCAGGAAAAGGAAGATATGATTTGTTATTGAAACCTAAAGATCTGAAAAAACAAAAAGAAGGCATAGTAATAGAAGTTAAAATTGTTAATTTGGAAAATGAAAAAAATGTGCCAGAAAACAAAGTTCAGGAAATATTGAAAAAGGAATGTGAATTGGCATTAAGACAAATTGAAGAAATGGAATACTGTGCGGCACTAAAAAATGCCGGAATTGATAATTTCCTAAAAATTGGTATTGCTTTTTACGGAAAAGAAGTTGAAGTTGCTTTTAAAAATGAAGAATATACAGATTTTTATAAAATATAA
- a CDS encoding lysophospholipid acyltransferase family protein, with translation MRTIFYHLVLVGTFIYGSIVHIWYLIFNKGEKRYRYVCKVAKNWGKNLIWGAGSKVNIIYKNGSEKEIKKIRETNEAVILISNHQSNVDIPVLLGYLPLDFSFIAKKEMKRWPAIGRWMRSFDCIFLDRKNARQGMKDMKDAINKIKKGHSYVIFPEGSRSSDGTIGDFKKGSFKLATDTNARILPITIVGTYVVQSRKSLKVTSNKNIKIIVDKPVDLKEMSREEKKDVHNIVNKIIKDNYEEYNC, from the coding sequence ATGAGAACCATATTTTACCATCTTGTGTTAGTGGGAACTTTTATTTATGGAAGTATTGTTCACATATGGTATCTAATATTTAATAAAGGTGAAAAAAGATACCGATATGTGTGTAAAGTAGCTAAAAACTGGGGAAAAAATCTAATCTGGGGAGCTGGAAGCAAAGTAAACATCATTTACAAAAATGGCAGTGAGAAAGAAATAAAAAAAATACGTGAAACAAATGAGGCGGTTATATTAATTTCAAATCATCAAAGTAACGTTGATATTCCTGTATTACTTGGATATTTACCACTTGATTTTTCGTTCATTGCAAAGAAGGAAATGAAAAGGTGGCCTGCAATTGGGCGTTGGATGCGTTCCTTTGACTGTATATTTCTGGACAGAAAAAATGCAAGACAGGGAATGAAGGATATGAAAGATGCAATAAATAAAATAAAAAAAGGACATTCTTATGTAATTTTCCCTGAAGGAAGCAGAAGCAGTGATGGAACAATAGGGGATTTCAAAAAAGGAAGTTTCAAACTTGCGACTGACACAAATGCCAGAATTTTACCAATTACAATTGTAGGAACGTATGTGGTCCAAAGCAGAAAAAGTCTAAAAGTAACTTCAAACAAAAATATAAAAATCATTGTGGATAAGCCTGTGGACTTGAAGGAAATGTCAAGGGAAGAAAAAAAAGATGTTCACAATATTGTAAATAAAATTATAAAAGATAACTATGAGGAATACAATTGTTAA
- a CDS encoding glycogen/starch/alpha-glucan phosphorylase produces MKIDKAELKDSILRKLRRQYGKTLEEAHEFELYYAISRAALDYAMEKWYNTKKTYAKKQVKQMYYFSAEFLMGRFMGNNLINLQINDVIKETLNELGVDINKIEDREMDAGLGNGGLGRLAACFLDSLAALALPGHGYGLRYKYGMFEQKIENGFQMEYPDDWTKYGDPWSIKRMDRVFEVKFGGQIEVHRDEFGKEYFKRVNTETVHAVAYDVPVIGYGNDTVNTLRLWEARSPEGFDLKLFNDQTYLQASAKAVQAEDISRVLYPNDTEKDGKQLRLKQQFFFTSASLQDIIRRYKSVFGNDFSKFAEKVAIQLNDTHPVVAIPELMRIFLDKEKLGWDESWNICKNVFAYTNHTILSEALEKWDISLFQPLLPRIYQIIEEINRRFVAELQQKYPGDWERINKMSIIGNGQVRMAWLAIVGSHKVNGVAALHTEILKNSELREWNELYPEKFLNKTNGITQRRWLLKSNPELATLITELIGDKWITDLYELKKLEQYLDDDNILNRVSEIKLHNKEKLAKYIKDTTGIEVNPHSIFDIQVKRLHEYKRQLLNVLHIMDLYNRLKENPYLDVEPRTFIFGAKSAAGYRRAKGIIKLINSVAEKVNNDSDINGKIKVVFLENYRVSLAEKIFPSADVSEQISTASKEASGTGNMKFMLNGALTLGTMDGANVEIVEEVGLENAFIFGLSAQEVENYQANGGYNPFDEYNNVEGLKKVVDQLGDGTYDDNHTGIFRELQNSLLYGVDGSRPDVYFLLKDFASYREAQDRLQNAFKDRREWTRKALKNIANAGKFSSDRTIAEYAKEIWNIEPVEIQDYIEG; encoded by the coding sequence ATGAAAATTGATAAAGCTGAATTAAAGGACAGTATTCTTAGGAAACTGAGAAGACAATATGGGAAAACCCTTGAGGAAGCTCATGAATTTGAACTATATTACGCAATTTCAAGGGCAGCTTTAGATTATGCAATGGAAAAATGGTATAATACTAAAAAGACTTATGCTAAAAAACAGGTAAAACAGATGTACTACTTCTCAGCAGAATTCCTGATGGGAAGATTTATGGGAAACAATTTAATCAACTTGCAAATTAATGACGTTATTAAAGAAACATTGAATGAATTAGGTGTAGATATTAACAAAATTGAAGATCGTGAAATGGACGCAGGACTCGGAAATGGAGGGCTTGGAAGACTTGCGGCATGTTTTCTTGATTCACTTGCAGCATTGGCATTACCAGGGCACGGATACGGGCTTAGATATAAATACGGAATGTTTGAGCAAAAAATCGAAAACGGATTCCAGATGGAGTATCCAGATGACTGGACAAAATACGGAGATCCCTGGTCAATCAAGAGAATGGACAGAGTATTTGAAGTAAAATTTGGCGGGCAAATTGAAGTTCACCGTGATGAATTTGGAAAAGAATACTTTAAACGTGTAAATACCGAAACAGTTCATGCTGTGGCTTATGATGTGCCAGTTATCGGTTATGGAAACGACACAGTAAATACGTTGAGACTATGGGAAGCAAGATCGCCAGAAGGATTTGACTTGAAATTATTCAATGATCAGACTTATTTACAGGCTTCTGCAAAAGCAGTTCAGGCAGAGGACATTTCAAGAGTATTGTACCCAAATGACACTGAAAAAGATGGAAAGCAATTAAGACTGAAACAGCAGTTCTTCTTTACATCAGCTTCATTGCAGGATATTATAAGAAGATATAAATCTGTTTTTGGAAATGATTTTTCTAAATTTGCAGAAAAAGTGGCAATTCAGCTAAATGACACACATCCAGTTGTTGCAATTCCTGAATTAATGAGAATCTTCCTGGATAAGGAAAAATTAGGATGGGATGAATCTTGGAACATATGTAAAAATGTATTTGCATACACAAACCATACAATTTTATCAGAAGCATTGGAAAAATGGGATATTTCACTATTCCAACCATTACTTCCAAGAATTTACCAAATTATAGAAGAAATTAACAGAAGATTTGTCGCAGAATTACAGCAAAAATATCCAGGAGATTGGGAAAGAATCAATAAAATGTCAATCATTGGAAACGGACAGGTTAGAATGGCGTGGCTTGCAATCGTAGGATCGCACAAAGTAAATGGAGTTGCGGCATTGCATACAGAAATTCTTAAAAACAGCGAATTAAGAGAATGGAATGAACTTTATCCTGAAAAATTCCTAAACAAAACAAATGGAATTACTCAAAGAAGATGGCTATTAAAATCAAATCCAGAACTAGCCACATTAATTACAGAATTAATTGGCGACAAATGGATTACAGACTTGTACGAACTTAAAAAATTAGAGCAATACCTTGATGATGATAATATTTTAAACAGGGTTTCTGAAATTAAACTACATAATAAGGAAAAATTGGCTAAATACATAAAAGATACGACAGGAATCGAAGTAAATCCTCATTCCATCTTTGATATTCAAGTTAAGAGATTACATGAATACAAAAGACAATTGTTAAATGTGCTTCATATTATGGACTTGTATAACAGATTAAAAGAGAATCCATATTTGGATGTTGAACCAAGAACATTTATCTTTGGAGCAAAATCAGCCGCTGGATACAGACGTGCAAAAGGAATCATCAAATTAATCAACTCTGTTGCGGAAAAAGTAAACAACGACAGCGACATTAACGGAAAAATCAAAGTTGTATTCCTTGAAAACTACAGAGTTTCACTTGCAGAAAAAATATTCCCATCAGCGGATGTATCAGAGCAAATTTCTACAGCAAGTAAGGAGGCATCTGGAACTGGTAATATGAAATTTATGCTAAACGGTGCATTGACTCTTGGAACAATGGACGGAGCAAATGTGGAAATTGTCGAAGAAGTCGGATTAGAAAATGCGTTTATTTTTGGACTTTCTGCACAGGAAGTTGAAAATTATCAGGCAAATGGCGGATATAATCCATTTGATGAATATAACAATGTGGAAGGACTCAAGAAAGTTGTAGATCAGCTAGGTGACGGAACTTATGACGACAACCACACAGGAATCTTCCGAGAGCTACAAAATTCATTGCTATATGGAGTAGACGGTTCCCGTCCAGATGTGTACTTCCTATTAAAAGACTTTGCATCATACAGAGAAGCTCAAGACAGACTTCAAAATGCCTTCAAGGACAGAAGGGAATGGACTAGAAAAGCTCTTAAAAATATTGCAAATGCAGGTAAATTCAGTTCAGACAGAACAATTGCCGAATATGCAAAAGAAATTTGGAATATTGAGCCAGTTGAAATTCAAGATTATATAGAAGGTTAA
- the alr gene encoding alanine racemase translates to MLVNLEINRKNLKKNLEKIRSINKNLICVIKDNAYGLGIENIFPILLENSCNYFAVAYIEEAVKIHEILKNLKKEKKLDILENKKIKIMTLNYIEPKNLKYAIGNDIELTIFNFSQLSDYLKILDKSFENTILKIHIKVNSGMNRLGFDENEILELIEKIKKYEINSKNNKLEIISIFSHISDAENQIETEKQVEKYQNILKIFDENNMKYQYKHLQASPLLFKYKEKYNYDFARVGMALYGMEPLSYDVGLLDVITVKSQIINIRSVKKNDKISYGSKGIVNRDSKIGIMSVGYAHGFQKQIENSKEAYVLVNGQKAKIIGEICMDMIFVDLTDIENVGMNDEVVIVGSQKNIENEITEKITLRQVAKWAGTIQDDVLTKFLAIKKTVD, encoded by the coding sequence ATGTTAGTAAATCTGGAAATAAACAGGAAAAATCTAAAAAAAAACTTGGAAAAAATCCGTTCGATAAATAAAAATCTCATTTGTGTAATCAAGGACAACGCTTATGGACTCGGAATTGAAAATATTTTTCCTATATTGCTTGAAAATAGCTGTAATTACTTTGCGGTGGCGTATATTGAGGAAGCAGTAAAAATTCATGAAATTCTAAAAAATTTAAAAAAAGAGAAAAAGTTGGACATTTTGGAAAATAAGAAAATAAAAATAATGACACTTAACTATATTGAGCCTAAAAACTTGAAGTATGCAATAGGAAATGATATTGAATTGACAATTTTTAATTTTTCACAATTGTCTGATTACTTAAAAATTCTGGATAAATCTTTTGAAAACACAATTTTGAAAATCCATATAAAAGTAAACAGCGGAATGAACAGGCTTGGATTTGATGAAAATGAGATTTTGGAATTAATTGAAAAAATAAAAAAATATGAAATAAATTCTAAAAATAACAAACTGGAAATAATCTCGATTTTTTCTCATATTTCAGATGCAGAAAATCAAATTGAAACTGAAAAGCAAGTTGAGAAATATCAAAATATTTTAAAAATATTTGACGAAAATAATATGAAATATCAATACAAGCATTTACAGGCAAGCCCGTTACTTTTTAAATATAAAGAAAAGTACAATTATGATTTTGCAAGAGTGGGAATGGCACTTTATGGAATGGAACCTTTGTCTTATGATGTGGGATTATTAGATGTTATAACGGTAAAATCACAAATTATAAATATAAGAAGTGTAAAAAAGAATGATAAAATTTCTTATGGAAGTAAAGGTATTGTAAACAGGGATTCTAAAATAGGCATTATGTCAGTCGGCTATGCACATGGATTTCAAAAACAAATTGAAAATTCGAAAGAAGCGTATGTTCTTGTAAATGGACAGAAGGCAAAAATTATCGGAGAAATTTGCATGGATATGATTTTTGTTGACTTGACGGATATAGAAAATGTGGGAATGAATGATGAAGTTGTGATTGTGGGAAGTCAGAAAAATATTGAAAATGAAATTACTGAAAAAATAACGTTGAGGCAAGTGGCAAAGTGGGCTGGTACAATACAGGATGATGTGCTGACTAAGTTTTTGGCAATAAAAAAAACAGTAGATTGA
- a CDS encoding regulatory protein RecX, whose amino-acid sequence MKINKIYRNKIYLDTDEIMDISPFIRQKYDLKVNDDIERFYDEISYEASLEKGIFLISLKDRTKKEVRLKLEEKYWNKSAILRTIEKLEEFGYLNDLNYAVSYIESRTYGKNRISYNLFQKGIDRSIVEEAYLALDEEKEENVDDTKLEKLIEKNSKKINVSNRRDEKKMKEEQKLIQYLARQGFSLDKIFKKLKEYKENYE is encoded by the coding sequence ATGAAGATTAATAAAATTTATCGAAATAAAATATATCTTGATACTGATGAAATTATGGATATAAGCCCATTTATCAGGCAAAAATATGATTTGAAGGTAAATGATGACATTGAGAGGTTTTATGATGAGATTTCGTATGAAGCCTCTCTTGAAAAAGGTATTTTTTTAATTTCATTAAAAGATAGGACAAAAAAGGAAGTACGGCTAAAGCTGGAAGAAAAATATTGGAATAAATCGGCAATTTTACGAACGATAGAAAAATTGGAAGAATTTGGATATTTGAATGACTTGAATTATGCAGTGTCATATATTGAAAGCAGAACTTATGGCAAAAACCGTATTTCCTACAATCTTTTTCAAAAGGGGATTGACAGAAGTATAGTTGAAGAGGCATATTTAGCTTTGGATGAGGAAAAGGAAGAAAACGTTGACGATACAAAGCTGGAAAAATTAATTGAAAAAAATAGTAAAAAAATCAATGTGAGTAACAGACGGGATGAAAAAAAAATGAAGGAAGAGCAGAAACTTATACAATATCTGGCAAGACAAGGTTTTTCTCTGGATAAAATCTTTAAAAAGTTAAAAGAGTACAAGGAAAACTACGAATAA
- the recA gene encoding recombinase RecA, with the protein MARKKAEEKEKDDKGLSEREKMLNLALKQIEKDYGEGAIMKLGENQKMNIRAISTGSLNLDIALGIGGVPRGRIVEIYGAESSGKTTLALHIIAEAQKTGGTVAFIDAEHALDPVYAKALGVNIDELLISQPDTGEQALEISDMLVRSGAMDVIVVDSVAALVPKAEIEGEMGDQQMGLQARLMSKALRKLTGSISKSDTVMIFINQIREKIGGFSFVPGVQTTTSGGRALKFFSTVRMEVKRVGSVKQGDDVVGNEVVVKVTKNKVAPPFKEAKFSVMYGTGISRIGEVLDAAINLGIASKSGAWFSYGDERLGQGRVNVENMLKENTELYGRFEKQVLEAIAANGGTTEKKSAKGKKADKSEEVVENDTNTENEEVAENNED; encoded by the coding sequence ATGGCTAGAAAAAAAGCAGAAGAAAAAGAAAAAGATGATAAAGGGTTAAGCGAAAGAGAGAAAATGCTTAACTTGGCACTGAAGCAGATTGAAAAGGACTACGGTGAAGGTGCTATAATGAAACTTGGTGAAAATCAGAAAATGAATATTAGGGCTATTTCTACAGGAAGTTTGAATCTGGATATAGCACTTGGGATTGGTGGAGTGCCAAGAGGAAGAATTGTTGAGATTTATGGGGCGGAGTCGTCAGGGAAAACTACGCTTGCACTTCACATTATTGCAGAAGCTCAAAAGACTGGGGGAACTGTGGCATTCATTGATGCGGAACATGCTCTTGATCCAGTTTATGCAAAGGCTCTTGGAGTAAATATTGATGAGCTTTTAATTTCACAACCTGATACAGGGGAGCAGGCACTTGAAATTTCAGATATGCTTGTAAGAAGTGGGGCGATGGATGTAATCGTTGTGGATTCGGTTGCGGCACTTGTTCCAAAAGCTGAAATTGAAGGGGAAATGGGAGATCAGCAAATGGGGCTACAAGCAAGACTTATGTCAAAGGCACTTAGAAAATTGACTGGAAGTATCTCAAAATCTGATACAGTTATGATTTTTATTAACCAGATAAGAGAAAAAATCGGTGGATTTTCATTTGTTCCAGGAGTACAGACAACGACTTCTGGAGGACGTGCGTTAAAATTTTTCTCAACTGTAAGAATGGAAGTGAAAAGAGTAGGTTCTGTTAAGCAGGGTGATGACGTTGTTGGAAATGAAGTTGTAGTAAAAGTTACCAAAAATAAAGTTGCACCTCCATTTAAGGAAGCTAAATTCAGTGTTATGTATGGAACTGGAATTTCGAGAATTGGAGAAGTGCTGGATGCGGCGATTAATCTTGGGATTGCCTCAAAGAGTGGGGCATGGTTCAGTTATGGAGATGAACGGCTTGGGCAGGGGCGTGTCAACGTGGAAAATATGCTTAAGGAAAATACAGAATTGTACGGAAGATTTGAAAAACAGGTGCTTGAAGCAATTGCTGCAAATGGAGGAACTACTGAAAAAAAATCAGCTAAAGGTAAAAAGGCTGACAAGTCTGAGGAAGTAGTGGAAAATGATACAAATACCGAAAACGAAGAAGTAGCAGAAAATAATGAAGATTAA